AGCGATCAAGATGATATAACCTTTTCTAACACCTGCGGCTGCTACTCTCCATGAGATGTACTGGCTCGCGCTCTTTTCCCACGATTCGTGAACTGACGAACGCTCCTCGAAGATCAACGCCTAGAGGACTTTGATGGAGTGGTCTCCGCGGTCGATTGAAGAGGTTCGTCCACCTGAAGAATTCGGTCGGACTTTACCTCACCTAACTTCTGGACGACACCACTGGGCCACCGAATTTCAATCTCCTTTGCGACTGTATCCGTTCCGAGGCCAAAGTGCGCGCGCTTATCGTTAGAGGAGAGATAGCCCCCCGCGGTCGAGACGGTGACATATTGAGATCCTTTGGATGTTGTCAGCTTTATCTCTGCGCCGATGGCATCCCGGTTGCTGCAGTGGCCGACGAGGCGCAGCGAGAGCCAGTGATTCTGCGTCGCCGTTTCGTTATGTAGGATGTGGGCGGCTCCGCCGTTTGTCGTGACGACTGCGTCGATGCGGCCGTCATTGTCGAAATCGCCCACCGCCATTCCGCGACTGACCCAAGGCTGAGCAAAGACGCTTCCTGAGGCCTCGGACACGTCGACAAAGCCGTAACCAGTATTGCGGGCAAGAAGCATCGGCTCTTTGTAGTGAAGTTGCGGCGAAGTGAGTTCGATGGTGTCGAGATCATGTCCCTGGGCGATGAGTAGATCCTTGAGCCCGTCATTGTCGTAGTCGAGAAAGTGAAGACTCCAGCCGGAGTGAAGGAGAGTGATGCGGCCAATGCCTGACATGTAGGTGTCGTAAGTGAAGCTGCCGTCGCCGTTGTTTTTGTAGAGGGCGTATCTCTGGTTGGCAAGATTAGTGATGATAAGGTCGGGAAAACCATCGTTATTGTAGTCTTCAAAGTCGATGCCCATACCGGCGTAGGTGCGGCCATCGCCGTCGACTGCGATCTCAGCGTTGAGCCCCATCTCCTCAAAGGTGCCATCTCCCTTGTTGCGGTAGAGGAACTCCAGCATGGAATCGTTCGCGACGGCTATATCGATCTTGCCGTCACGGTCAAAGTCGGCGAGCGCGATCCCAAGACCTTTGCCGGGGACAGAGAGGCCGATTTTTTTAGAAACCTCGGTGAAGTGGCCGTTTCCGTCATTGTGATAGACCAGGGGAGCGATCGCGGGGAAGATGTCCGGATGGCAATAGGCGCGATAACCGTCGCGATGCTCGCCGCACCAGACGTCTTCAAAGTCCCATTTGACGTAGCGGAGGACGACGAGGTCGA
This Tunturibacter gelidoferens DNA region includes the following protein-coding sequences:
- a CDS encoding CRTAC1 family protein, with product MGSGVAFFDYDNDGLLDIFFVNGTHLDNPTTKGTIPQKSGPQDWNRLYHQKKDGTFEDVTERSGLKGVGYGMGVAVGDFDNDGFEDLYVTAYGGNRLYHNNGNGTFTDITDSSGTAGSGWSTSAAWVDLDNDGLLDLVVLRYVKWDFEDVWCGEHRDGYRAYCHPDIFPAIAPLVYHNDGNGHFTEVSKKIGLSVPGKGLGIALADFDRDGKIDIAVANDSMLEFLYRNKGDGTFEEMGLNAEIAVDGDGRTYAGMGIDFEDYNNDGFPDLIITNLANQRYALYKNNGDGSFTYDTYMSGIGRITLLHSGWSLHFLDYDNDGLKDLLIAQGHDLDTIELTSPQLHYKEPMLLARNTGYGFVDVSEASGSVFAQPWVSRGMAVGDFDNDGRIDAVVTTNGGAAHILHNETATQNHWLSLRLVGHCSNRDAIGAEIKLTTSKGSQYVTVSTAGGYLSSNDKRAHFGLGTDTVAKEIEIRWPSGVVQKLGEVKSDRILQVDEPLQSTAETTPSKSSRR